The following DNA comes from Planctomycetota bacterium.
GCCCACAGCGGCCGTGGCTCCGGTCTTCTCGCTGCGCGAGCTGGGCGAGCTGTGCCGCCGCTGCCGCGTGTTCCTGAGCGTGGACACCGGGCCGATGCACCTGGCCTCGGCCGTGGGCGCGCCGGTGGTGGCGCTCTTCGGGCCGAAGGACCCGCGGGTCTACGGCCCCTATTTCGGCCCGCGGGCCATCGTCGAGAAGCCGCTCGACTGCCGCCCGTGCCGCAAACGCTCGTGCGACAACCCCCGCTGCATGCTCGCCATTACGCCCGACGACGTGCTGGCGGCAGCGACCGCGTTGTTGAGGCAGACTTGGGGGGAAACTTCTTGAAAGCAAGTTTCTCCCCAAACCCCCTTTCAGGAACTTCTGAGCTGGACTGCGTCGCGTGCGGCGCAGCCCAACCCAGGAGTTCTCTTGAGGGTGGGGGAGGGAGCCTTTCTTGCAGGAAAGGCTCCCTCCCCCGTTCATCGAACGTGGAGACGCAACGATGGTTGGCAAGCATGTAACGGTAATCGGCGATGGCGGCTGGGGCACGGCCCTCGCCCTGCTGCTCCTGGGGAAAGGGCACGCGGTGCGATTGTGGGGCGCGTTCCCGGACTACATCGAGGAGATGCGCCGGCGGCGCGAGAATGTGAAGTTCCTCCGCGGCATTCCGCTGCCCGAGGCGCTGGAGCTGGCCAGCGATCTGCCCGGGGCCGTGGCGGGGGCCGAGTGGCTTGTGATGGCTGTGCCCACGCAGTTCATGCGCGGCGTGCTGCGGCGGCTCGCCAGGTGCTACCGGCGCGGCACGCCGATCGTCAGCGTGGCCAAGGGCATCGAGAACCGCACGCTGCTGCGCCCCACGCAGATCATCGCCGGCGTGCTCGGACCCGCGCCGGTGGCGGCCCTCTCGGGGCCGAGCCACGCCGAGGAGGTGGCGCGCGGCCTGCCGGCCACCGTGACCGTGGCCAGCCGCCGCGCAGCGCTGGCCCGCCGCGCGCAGGCGCTGTTCATGACCGACCGCTTCCGTGTCTACACGACCACCGACGTGGCGGGCGTGGAGCTGGGCGGGGCGGTGAAGAACGTGGTGGCCATCGCGGCCGGCATTTGCGACGGGCTGGGCCTGGGCGACAACGCGAAGTCGGCCCTGCTCACGCGCGGCCTGGCCGAGATGACGCGGCTGGGCGTGGCCCTGGGCGCGCGGCGCCACACCTTCGCGGGGCTGGCGGGCATCGGCGACCTGATCACCACGTGCGCCAGCCCGTTCGGGCGCAACCGCGCCGTGGGCGTGCAGATCGGCCAGGGCAAGAGCCTGAACGAGATTCTCGCCGGCATGGCCATGGTGGCCGAGGGCGTGCGCACCACGCTCTCGGTCCGCGCGCTCGCCCGCCGGCATGGCGTCGAGCTGCCGATCACCGAGCAGGTCTACCAGGTGCTCTTCCGCGGCAAGGACCCCAAGGCGGCGGTGCGCGACCTGATGCGCCGCGCCGCGAAGGACGAGGTGAGCTGATGGCCATCGAGATTCGCGCGCCCATCTTCATCCTGGGCTGCCCGCGCAGCGGCACGAGCGTCTTCTACGAGAAGCTGGCGCAGCACCCCGACATCGCGGTCATCTCGCGGGCCATGAAGAAGATGCCCAGCTCGCTGCTCGCCACGCGGCTGCTGCTGCTGGGGCGGCGGAACTTCCAGCCCACCGAGGCCGAGAACGTGTGGGGCCGGTTCTGCCGCGGCGACGACCACGCCCTCGGCCCCGACGACGCCACGCCGCGCGCCCGCCGCTACCTGCACGCCGTCGTGCGCACCCACCTGGCCCTCTTCGGCAAGCCGCGCTTCCTGGCCAAGTGCCCGCGGAACTCGGTGCGCGTGGGCTTCCTCAACGCCGTGTTCCCCGACGCGGTGTTCGTGCACATCGTGCGCGACGGCCGGGCGGTGGCCTACTCGATCTCGCGGTCGCGGGCCAAGGAGGCGGGGGCCTACTGGGGCACGCGCCCGCCCGGCTGGCGCGACCTGCTGGAGCTGCCCGTGCTCGAGGCCTCGGCCCTCCAGTGGAAGCTCATCACCGAGCACACGCTGCGGGCCGCCGAGGCCCTGCCGCCCGAGCGGTACATGGAGCTGCGCTACGAGGAGTTCACGGCGCGGCCCGCCGAGGCCCTCAACGCCGTGGCCGCCAAGTGCGGCCTCGCGTGGGACCAGGCGTTTCTGGCGACGCTCGTGGGCGACATCGAGAGCCGCAACTACAAGTGGCGCGAGAGCCTCGCCCCGGCC
Coding sequences within:
- a CDS encoding NAD(P)H-dependent glycerol-3-phosphate dehydrogenase gives rise to the protein MVGKHVTVIGDGGWGTALALLLLGKGHAVRLWGAFPDYIEEMRRRRENVKFLRGIPLPEALELASDLPGAVAGAEWLVMAVPTQFMRGVLRRLARCYRRGTPIVSVAKGIENRTLLRPTQIIAGVLGPAPVAALSGPSHAEEVARGLPATVTVASRRAALARRAQALFMTDRFRVYTTTDVAGVELGGAVKNVVAIAAGICDGLGLGDNAKSALLTRGLAEMTRLGVALGARRHTFAGLAGIGDLITTCASPFGRNRAVGVQIGQGKSLNEILAGMAMVAEGVRTTLSVRALARRHGVELPITEQVYQVLFRGKDPKAAVRDLMRRAAKDEVS
- a CDS encoding sulfotransferase, which encodes MAIEIRAPIFILGCPRSGTSVFYEKLAQHPDIAVISRAMKKMPSSLLATRLLLLGRRNFQPTEAENVWGRFCRGDDHALGPDDATPRARRYLHAVVRTHLALFGKPRFLAKCPRNSVRVGFLNAVFPDAVFVHIVRDGRAVAYSISRSRAKEAGAYWGTRPPGWRDLLELPVLEASALQWKLITEHTLRAAEALPPERYMELRYEEFTARPAEALNAVAAKCGLAWDQAFLATLVGDIESRNYKWRESLAPAEVARMNELIGGLLVRLGYEL